A section of the Mangifera indica cultivar Alphonso chromosome 12, CATAS_Mindica_2.1, whole genome shotgun sequence genome encodes:
- the LOC123193357 gene encoding organelle RRM domain-containing protein 1, chloroplastic codes for MEVLSLPSTSTSITISLNLPIKPQKTYLQTSLTTLNFCASYAKKTRSTYSLSSSPFNAKLAAEKSLNLSASTTTTPFTSNSFSSTETDRRHWMVLMKSPPEGLKTKPEIVNYYVKTLERVLGSETDAQMCMYDASCDTHFGFCCDIDEEASRQLSRLPGVLSVKPDPDYNSVEKDYSCSNNQLPNSQYGSILLFPARNTKHWLVRMDKPGVGVVTKAQMVDFYAQILTKVLGNENDAQMCIYHVSWQSNFGFCCELDEECAKELAGVPGVLSVQPDENFGSENKDYGGTNLQNSIVPTDSEGNQANPIETKKLFVTGLSFYTSEKTLRAAFEGFGELVEVKIIMDKISKRSKGYAFVEYTTEEAASAALKEMNGKIINGWMIVVDVAKPTPPRYRQNRPRVAG; via the exons ATGGAGGTTCTGTCTCTCCCATCTACCAGCACCAGCATCACGATTTCGCTAAACCTCCCAATCAAGCCTCAGAAAACCTATCTCCAAACTTCACTCACAACCTTAAATTTTTGTGCTTCATATGCCAAGAAGACTCGTTCAACTTATTCTTTGTCTTCTTCACCTTTCAATGCTAAACTAGCAGCGGAAAAAAGCTTAAACTTATCCGCTTCAACAACAACTACTCCTTTCActtctaattctttttcttccacTGAGACTGACAGGCGCCATTGGATGGTGCTTATGAAGAGTCCGCCTGAGGGGCTTAAGACTAAGCCAGAAATTGTTAATTACTATGTCAAAACTCTTGAGAGAGTCTTAGGCAG TGAAACGGATGCTCAAATGTGTATGTATGACGCCTCTTGTGATACCCATTTCGGGTTTTGTTGTGATATCGATGAAGAAGCTTCTCGTCAGCTCTCTC GTTTGCCGGGTGTCCTGTCTGTTAAGCCTGACCCGGATTATAATTCTGTGGAAAAAGATTATAGTTGTTCAAATAACCAGTTGCCAAACTCACAATATGGAAGTATATTATTGTTTCCTGCAAGGAATACGAAACACTGGCTTGTTCGAATGGACAAGCCAGGGGTCGGTGTTGTTACAAAGGCACAAATGGTTGATTTTTATGCTCAAATTCTAACCAAGGTTTTGGGGAA TGAGAACGATGCACAGATGTGTATATATCATGTTTCTTGGCAATCCAACTTTGGTTTTTGTTGTGAACTTGACGAGGAATGTGCAAAAGAACTCGCTG GTGTCCCAGGTGTTTTGTCTGTCCAGCCTGATGAGAATTTTGGTTCAGAGAATAAGGATTATGGAG GTACCAATCTGCAGAATTCTATAGTTCCAACAGATTCAGAAGGAAATCAAGCAAATCCCATTGAGACAAAGAAGCTCTTTGTGACTG GCCTGTCGTTTTATACATCTGAGAAAACCTTACGTGCAGCATTTGAAGGTTTTGGCGAGCTTGTTGAAG ttaaaataataatggacAAGATTTCAAAGAGATCCAAAGGCTATGCATTCGTGGAGTACACTACAGAGGAGGCTGCAAGTGCTGCTCTGAAAGAGATGAATGGCAAG ATTATTAATGGCTGGATGATTGTTGTTGACGTCGCCAAGCCAACGCCCCCAAGATACCGCCAGAACCGCCCCAGAGTGGCAGGTTGA
- the LOC123192708 gene encoding GDSL esterase/lipase At5g03610-like, which produces MEKQTHLLFLLLFFSFTAIIFTEALAKEGRRGSLKLFVFGDSYVDTGNWEKFGPCWKEPYGMTYPGRPAGRFSDGRVLTDFLAWHLGIESPIPFELRKPENGSSVENGMNFAYGGTGVFNTTVNEPNMTVQINYFEQQLEQNVFTKDDLNSSIALVSLAGNDYDYDASIIKNDIKFVQASQELTTNIIHQLSINLKRLRALGIKKIAVTTVEPMGCLPKATVFSGYNNCSELFNGVAKYHNQVLANEVQKLNKETKDSHIFLLDLYGAFMSTLTKNGQLSGNSEMKTLLQPCCVGLEGKYFCGSVDKSGVKKYSVCSHPELSFFWDDVHPVQNGWKAVYYALRSTLNENIHFP; this is translated from the exons ATGGAAAAGCAAACACACTTGCTCTTCTTActtctcttcttctccttcacGGCAATAATCTTCACAG AGGCTCTTGCAAAGGAAGGTAGGAGGGGCTCTCTAAAGCTTTTTGTTTTCGGGGACTCGTACGTCGATACTGGAAATTGGGAGAAATTCGGACCTTGCTGGAAAGAACCGTATGGGATGACTTACCCTGGAAGACCGGCCGGTCGATTTTCCGATGGACGTGTCTTGACTGATTTTCTAG CTTGGCATTTGGGGATAGAATCTCCCATCCCTTTCGAATTGAGAAAGCCAGAGAATGGATCAAGTGTAGAAAATGGCATGAACTTTGCGTATGGAGGCACTGGTGTTTTCAACACGACGGTGAATGAGCCAAATATGACAGTGCAAATCAACTACTTTGAGCAACAACTTGAACAAAATGTCTTCACCAAAGATGACCTTAATTCTTCCATTGCCTTGGTTTCTCTCGCTGGGAATGACTACGACTATGATGCTTCCATCATTAAGAATGACATTAAGTTTGTCCAG GCTTCGCAGGAGCTTACGACCAATATCATTCACCAACTTTCAATTAATCTGAAGCGCCTTCGAGCATTGGGGATTAAAAAGATAGCTGTTACTACCGTTGAGCCGATGGGGTGCTTGCCCAAAGCAACTGTCTTTTCTGGATATAACAACTGCTCTGAATTATTCAATGGAGTCGCTAAGTATCACAACCAGGTGTTGGCCAATGAAGTGCAAAAGCTAAACAAGGAGACCAAGGATTCTCACATATTTCTTCTGGATCTCTATGGCGCATTCATGTCTACATTAACCAAAAATGGACAACTTTCAG GTAATTCGGAGATGAAGACTTTGTTGCAGCCATGCTGTGTGGGTTTAGAAGGGAAGTATTTCTGTGGCAGCGTAGATAAGAGTGGGGTGAAGAAATACAGTGTATGCAGTCACCCAGAATTATCGTTCTTTTGGGACGATGTACACCCAGTGCAAAATGGCTGGAAAGCTGTTTATTATGCCTTACGGTCTACCCTCAATGAAAATATCCATTTTCCATAA
- the LOC123192271 gene encoding copper transport protein ATX1-like has protein sequence MSQTVVLKVGMSCEGCVGAVKRVLGKMEGVENFDINLKEQKVTVKGNVQPEAVLQTVSKTGKKTAFWEEETPAAAPLPAEPSPAEPESKPTEAVAAS, from the exons ATGTCTCAG ACCGTTGTCCTCAAGGTTGGTATGTCATGTGAAGGCTGTGTTGGAGCAGTCAAGAGAGTATTGGGAAAAATGGAAG GTGTGGAAAATTTTGATATCAATTTGAAGGAGCAAAAAGTGACTGTAAAGGGCAATGTGCAGCCCGAAGCTGTTCTGCAGACTGTGTCAAAAACTGGGAAGAAGACTGCCTTCTGGGAAGAGGAGACACCAGCAGCAGCACCATTACCAGCAGAACCATCGCCAGCAGAACCAGAATCAAAGCCAACTGAAGCTGTTGCTGCTTCTTAA
- the LOC123193610 gene encoding IQ domain-containing protein IQM3-like isoform X3, whose amino-acid sequence MVMDSPKISNGFESTAAVKLQKIYRSYRTRRRLADSAVVAEELWWQAIDYARLNHSTVSFFNFHRPETAASRWTRIRLTASKVGKGLAKDAKAQKLAFQHWIEAIDPRHRYGHNLNLYYEEWRKRDTVQPFFYWLDIGEGKEVNLKDCPRSRLQQERIKYLGPQEREQCQYIIVGGKFVHKQTGNLLNTNHGLRDSKWIFAMSASKTIYAGEKQKGLLHHSSFLAGAATLAAGKLMAQDGKLKSVSAYSGHYRPTNENLGCFLAFLKESGVNVNEVQVFSPTDDSERSDISKFGNSIDPVMPRPQVSRAIDENQPCKSSVYARAGRKLSYKRTLSSNLQNPRTSMQKEILQRIQSKKEASSYQLGHQLSLKWSTGGGPRIGCVADYPQKLRAQALEYVNLSPRDAATKQTSEIAADHKSLTKLCVIM is encoded by the exons ATGGTGATGGATTCTCCAAAGATAAGCAATGGTTTTGAATCAACTGCTGCAGTGAAGTTGCAGAAAATATACAGGAGTTATCGCACACGGCGCAGGCTAGCAGATTCTGCAGTAGTTGCTGAAGAACTATG GTGGCAAGCTATAGATTATGCAAGGCTCAATCATAGTACAGTCTCCTTCTTCAATTTTCACAGACCTGAAACTGCAGCATCACGGTGGACTAGGATCCGCTTAACCGCTTCAAAG GTTGGAAAAGGTTTAGCTAAAGATGCCAAAGCACAAAAACTAGCCTTCCAACATTGGATTGAAGCT ATTGATCCACGACATCGTTATGGTCATAATTTGAACTTGTACTATGAGGAGTGGCGTAAAAGGGATACAGTACAGCCATTTTTCTACTG GTTAGACATTGGAGAAGGCAAAGAGGTTAATCTCAAGGATTGCCCAAGATCAAGGCTACAGCAAGAACGCATTAAATATCTTGGACCG CAAGAGAGGGAACAGTGCCAGTATATCATCGTTGGAGGAAAATTTGTGCACAAACAAACTGGAAACCTTCTCAACACGAATCATGGATTGCGAGATTCAAAATGGATATTTGCGATGAGTGCCTCCAAAACAATTTATGCTGGTGAG AAACAAAAGGGATTATTGCATCATTCCAGCTTCCTTGCAGGAGCGGCCACTTTGGCAGCAGGAAAACTGATGGCACAAGATGGAAAGCTCAAG TCTGTATCAGCATACAGTGGGCATTACCGTCCAACAAATGAGAACCTTGGCTGCTTCTTGGCCTTCCTAAAGGAGAGTGGAGTCAATGTTAATGAAGTTCAG GTATTTTCACCTACTGATGATAGTGAGAGGAGTGACATCAGCAAATTTGGAAATTCGATAGATCCTGTAATGCCCAGACCACAAGTTTCCAGAGCCATTGATGAAAACCAACCCTGTAAGTCATCTGTATATGCTAGAGCTGGAAGAAAATTAAGTTACAAAAGAACCTTGTCCAGCAATCTGCAGAACCCAAGGACAAGTATGCAAAAGGAGATCTTGCAGAGGATTCAAAGCAAGAAGGAAGCAAGTTCATACCAATTAGGGCACCAACTATCTTTGAAATGGTCAACAGGTGGAGGCCCAAGAATTGGATGTGTTGCTGATTACCCTCAGAAATTAAGAGCACAAGCTTTGGAATATGTTAACCTCTCACCCAGGGATGCTGCAACAAAACAAACCTCTGAAATTGCAGCTGATCACAAATCCTTAACAAAGTTATGCGTAATAATGTGA
- the LOC123193610 gene encoding IQ domain-containing protein IQM3-like isoform X2, protein MISNGFESTAAVKLQKIYRSYRTRRRLADSAVVAEELWWQAIDYARLNHSTVSFFNFHRPETAASRWTRIRLTASKVGKGLAKDAKAQKLAFQHWIEAVRLYYTISSQSSAWIFYLYHFCNLYIMHMVVQIDPRHRYGHNLNLYYEEWRKRDTVQPFFYWLDIGEGKEVNLKDCPRSRLQQERIKYLGPQEREQCQYIIVGGKFVHKQTGNLLNTNHGLRDSKWIFAMSASKTIYAGEKQKGLLHHSSFLAGAATLAAGKLMAQDGKLKSVSAYSGHYRPTNENLGCFLAFLKESGVNVNEVQVFSPTDDSERSDISKFGNSIDPVMPRPQVSRAIDENQPCKSSVYARAGRKLSYKRTLSSNLQNPRTSMQKEILQRIQSKKEASSYQLGHQLSLKWSTGGGPRIGCVADYPQKLRAQALEYVNLSPRDAATKQTSEIAADHKSLTKLCVIM, encoded by the exons ATG ATAAGCAATGGTTTTGAATCAACTGCTGCAGTGAAGTTGCAGAAAATATACAGGAGTTATCGCACACGGCGCAGGCTAGCAGATTCTGCAGTAGTTGCTGAAGAACTATG GTGGCAAGCTATAGATTATGCAAGGCTCAATCATAGTACAGTCTCCTTCTTCAATTTTCACAGACCTGAAACTGCAGCATCACGGTGGACTAGGATCCGCTTAACCGCTTCAAAG GTTGGAAAAGGTTTAGCTAAAGATGCCAAAGCACAAAAACTAGCCTTCCAACATTGGATTGAAGCTGTAAGACTGTATTACACTATTAGTTCTCAGTCTTCAGCATGGATTTTCTACTTGTATCATTTTTGTAACTTATATATTATGCATATGGTGGTGCAGATTGATCCACGACATCGTTATGGTCATAATTTGAACTTGTACTATGAGGAGTGGCGTAAAAGGGATACAGTACAGCCATTTTTCTACTG GTTAGACATTGGAGAAGGCAAAGAGGTTAATCTCAAGGATTGCCCAAGATCAAGGCTACAGCAAGAACGCATTAAATATCTTGGACCG CAAGAGAGGGAACAGTGCCAGTATATCATCGTTGGAGGAAAATTTGTGCACAAACAAACTGGAAACCTTCTCAACACGAATCATGGATTGCGAGATTCAAAATGGATATTTGCGATGAGTGCCTCCAAAACAATTTATGCTGGTGAG AAACAAAAGGGATTATTGCATCATTCCAGCTTCCTTGCAGGAGCGGCCACTTTGGCAGCAGGAAAACTGATGGCACAAGATGGAAAGCTCAAG TCTGTATCAGCATACAGTGGGCATTACCGTCCAACAAATGAGAACCTTGGCTGCTTCTTGGCCTTCCTAAAGGAGAGTGGAGTCAATGTTAATGAAGTTCAG GTATTTTCACCTACTGATGATAGTGAGAGGAGTGACATCAGCAAATTTGGAAATTCGATAGATCCTGTAATGCCCAGACCACAAGTTTCCAGAGCCATTGATGAAAACCAACCCTGTAAGTCATCTGTATATGCTAGAGCTGGAAGAAAATTAAGTTACAAAAGAACCTTGTCCAGCAATCTGCAGAACCCAAGGACAAGTATGCAAAAGGAGATCTTGCAGAGGATTCAAAGCAAGAAGGAAGCAAGTTCATACCAATTAGGGCACCAACTATCTTTGAAATGGTCAACAGGTGGAGGCCCAAGAATTGGATGTGTTGCTGATTACCCTCAGAAATTAAGAGCACAAGCTTTGGAATATGTTAACCTCTCACCCAGGGATGCTGCAACAAAACAAACCTCTGAAATTGCAGCTGATCACAAATCCTTAACAAAGTTATGCGTAATAATGTGA
- the LOC123193610 gene encoding IQ domain-containing protein IQM3-like isoform X1, with protein sequence MVMDSPKISNGFESTAAVKLQKIYRSYRTRRRLADSAVVAEELWWQAIDYARLNHSTVSFFNFHRPETAASRWTRIRLTASKVGKGLAKDAKAQKLAFQHWIEAVRLYYTISSQSSAWIFYLYHFCNLYIMHMVVQIDPRHRYGHNLNLYYEEWRKRDTVQPFFYWLDIGEGKEVNLKDCPRSRLQQERIKYLGPQEREQCQYIIVGGKFVHKQTGNLLNTNHGLRDSKWIFAMSASKTIYAGEKQKGLLHHSSFLAGAATLAAGKLMAQDGKLKSVSAYSGHYRPTNENLGCFLAFLKESGVNVNEVQVFSPTDDSERSDISKFGNSIDPVMPRPQVSRAIDENQPCKSSVYARAGRKLSYKRTLSSNLQNPRTSMQKEILQRIQSKKEASSYQLGHQLSLKWSTGGGPRIGCVADYPQKLRAQALEYVNLSPRDAATKQTSEIAADHKSLTKLCVIM encoded by the exons ATGGTGATGGATTCTCCAAAGATAAGCAATGGTTTTGAATCAACTGCTGCAGTGAAGTTGCAGAAAATATACAGGAGTTATCGCACACGGCGCAGGCTAGCAGATTCTGCAGTAGTTGCTGAAGAACTATG GTGGCAAGCTATAGATTATGCAAGGCTCAATCATAGTACAGTCTCCTTCTTCAATTTTCACAGACCTGAAACTGCAGCATCACGGTGGACTAGGATCCGCTTAACCGCTTCAAAG GTTGGAAAAGGTTTAGCTAAAGATGCCAAAGCACAAAAACTAGCCTTCCAACATTGGATTGAAGCTGTAAGACTGTATTACACTATTAGTTCTCAGTCTTCAGCATGGATTTTCTACTTGTATCATTTTTGTAACTTATATATTATGCATATGGTGGTGCAGATTGATCCACGACATCGTTATGGTCATAATTTGAACTTGTACTATGAGGAGTGGCGTAAAAGGGATACAGTACAGCCATTTTTCTACTG GTTAGACATTGGAGAAGGCAAAGAGGTTAATCTCAAGGATTGCCCAAGATCAAGGCTACAGCAAGAACGCATTAAATATCTTGGACCG CAAGAGAGGGAACAGTGCCAGTATATCATCGTTGGAGGAAAATTTGTGCACAAACAAACTGGAAACCTTCTCAACACGAATCATGGATTGCGAGATTCAAAATGGATATTTGCGATGAGTGCCTCCAAAACAATTTATGCTGGTGAG AAACAAAAGGGATTATTGCATCATTCCAGCTTCCTTGCAGGAGCGGCCACTTTGGCAGCAGGAAAACTGATGGCACAAGATGGAAAGCTCAAG TCTGTATCAGCATACAGTGGGCATTACCGTCCAACAAATGAGAACCTTGGCTGCTTCTTGGCCTTCCTAAAGGAGAGTGGAGTCAATGTTAATGAAGTTCAG GTATTTTCACCTACTGATGATAGTGAGAGGAGTGACATCAGCAAATTTGGAAATTCGATAGATCCTGTAATGCCCAGACCACAAGTTTCCAGAGCCATTGATGAAAACCAACCCTGTAAGTCATCTGTATATGCTAGAGCTGGAAGAAAATTAAGTTACAAAAGAACCTTGTCCAGCAATCTGCAGAACCCAAGGACAAGTATGCAAAAGGAGATCTTGCAGAGGATTCAAAGCAAGAAGGAAGCAAGTTCATACCAATTAGGGCACCAACTATCTTTGAAATGGTCAACAGGTGGAGGCCCAAGAATTGGATGTGTTGCTGATTACCCTCAGAAATTAAGAGCACAAGCTTTGGAATATGTTAACCTCTCACCCAGGGATGCTGCAACAAAACAAACCTCTGAAATTGCAGCTGATCACAAATCCTTAACAAAGTTATGCGTAATAATGTGA